From one Rhodovulum sp. ES.010 genomic stretch:
- a CDS encoding DUF2927 domain-containing protein, with protein MRRLALIGCVALAACTAPVAEAPTRLPPSPAALPPMKTFPARRGAAPLRSNAAIARDFLDLAFQMESGRPLPALTRFEAPVAVRVTGRPPPSLGPDLAALLARLRNEAGIDIARVPADRDAEITIEVLPRARLQGLVPEAACFVAPRVSSWGEYRRARRSRVVDWTTLTTRERVAIFLPGDVSPQEVRDCLHEELAQALGPLNDLYRLPDSVFNDDNFHTVLTGFDMLILRIYYAPELRSGMSRAEVADILPGLLARLNPRGQGRGTAPVPHTTRDWIDAIETALGPGTAPRRRLDAAAEAVAIARARGWRDTRLAFSLFALGRLSLGRDGDLALAAFLEAGQVYAARPDTRIQSAHVAMHLAAFALSAGQAETALGLVNGALDEATRAQNAALLATMLLIEAGALDALGRANEARAVRGDALGWARYGFGEDAEVRARLGEIAALTPRRGI; from the coding sequence ATGCGCCGCCTCGCGCTGATCGGATGCGTGGCGCTGGCCGCCTGCACCGCGCCGGTCGCGGAGGCGCCGACGCGCCTGCCCCCCTCTCCCGCGGCGCTGCCGCCGATGAAGACCTTCCCGGCGCGGCGGGGCGCGGCGCCGTTGCGATCGAACGCGGCGATCGCGCGCGATTTCCTGGACCTGGCCTTCCAGATGGAGAGCGGCCGCCCGCTACCGGCCCTGACCCGGTTCGAGGCCCCGGTCGCGGTGCGCGTGACCGGACGGCCCCCGCCCAGCCTCGGCCCCGACCTTGCGGCACTGCTGGCCCGCCTGCGCAACGAGGCGGGCATCGACATCGCCCGCGTGCCCGCCGACCGTGACGCCGAAATCACCATCGAGGTGCTGCCCCGCGCCCGGCTGCAGGGGCTGGTCCCCGAGGCGGCCTGTTTCGTTGCGCCGCGGGTGTCGAGTTGGGGCGAATACCGCCGGGCCCGTCGCTCGCGCGTGGTGGACTGGACGACCCTGACCACCCGCGAGCGCGTGGCGATCTTCCTGCCCGGCGATGTCAGCCCGCAAGAGGTGCGCGACTGCCTGCACGAGGAACTGGCCCAGGCACTGGGGCCCTTGAACGATCTCTACCGTCTGCCGGACTCGGTATTCAACGACGACAATTTCCACACCGTGCTGACTGGGTTCGACATGCTGATCCTGCGCATCTACTACGCGCCGGAACTGCGCTCGGGCATGAGCCGGGCCGAGGTCGCGGACATCCTGCCAGGGCTCCTGGCGCGGCTGAACCCGCGCGGCCAGGGCCGGGGCACGGCGCCGGTGCCGCACACGACGCGCGACTGGATCGACGCGATCGAGACCGCGCTGGGCCCCGGAACCGCGCCCCGCCGCCGCCTGGACGCCGCAGCGGAGGCGGTTGCCATCGCGCGGGCCCGCGGCTGGCGCGACACCCGGCTGGCCTTCAGCCTGTTCGCGCTGGGCCGGCTGTCGCTGGGCCGCGACGGCGACCTGGCGCTGGCGGCGTTCCTGGAGGCGGGACAGGTCTACGCCGCCCGCCCCGATACGCGCATCCAATCGGCCCATGTCGCGATGCACCTGGCCGCGTTCGCGCTGTCGGCCGGGCAGGCGGAAACCGCGCTCGGCCTCGTCAACGGCGCGCTGGACGAGGCCACACGCGCGCAGAACGCCGCGCTTCTGGCGACCATGCTGCTGATCGAGGCCGGGGCGCTGGACGCCCTGGGCCGGGCGAACGAGGCGCGCGCGGTGCGGGGCGACGCGCTGGGGTGGGCGCGCTACGGCTTTGGCGAAGACGCCGAGGTGCGCGCGCGGCTGGGCGAGATCGCGGCGCTGACGCCCCGGCGCGGCATCTGA
- a CDS encoding GNAT family N-acetyltransferase: protein MPEITIRPLRPEDREDWARLWNAYLDFYETYVTPEVYETTFTRLLHGGAPCMGGRLALAGGCPVGLVHFIFHRHCWKPENVCYLQDLYVAPEARGKGAGRALIEAVYAVADARDVPTVYWTTQADNAQARALYDRIGQLTPFIKYQRA from the coding sequence TTGCCCGAGATCACCATCCGCCCCCTGCGACCGGAGGACCGGGAGGACTGGGCCCGGCTCTGGAACGCCTACCTGGACTTCTACGAAACGTACGTCACGCCAGAGGTTTACGAAACGACCTTCACGCGGCTTCTGCACGGCGGCGCCCCGTGCATGGGCGGTCGGCTGGCGCTGGCCGGCGGCTGCCCTGTCGGGCTCGTTCATTTCATCTTCCATCGCCACTGCTGGAAGCCCGAGAACGTGTGCTACCTTCAGGACCTCTACGTGGCCCCCGAGGCACGCGGCAAGGGCGCCGGGCGGGCGCTGATCGAGGCGGTCTACGCGGTGGCCGACGCGCGCGACGTGCCGACCGTCTACTGGACGACCCAGGCCGACAACGCGCAGGCCCGGGCGCTTTACGACCGGATCGGCCAGTTGACCCCATTCATCAAGTACCAGAGGGCCTGA
- a CDS encoding MoxR family ATPase, with translation MQFGSTDSYVAAEDLSIAVNAAVTLERPLLVKGEPGTGKTELAREVARSLEMPLIEWHIKSTTRAQQGLYEYDAVSRLRDSQLGEERVHDVANYIKQGKLWQAFAAPERVVLLIDEIDKADIEFPNDLLQELDRMEFHVYETGETVRATHRPVVIITSNNEKELPDAFLRRCFFHYIRFPDIETMKRIVEVHHPGIKQDLLHAALTQFYELREMDGLKKRPSTSEVLDWLKLLLAEELAPEDLRRDPRSALPRLHGALLKNEQDVQLFERLAFMARRG, from the coding sequence ATGCAGTTCGGCTCGACAGACAGCTACGTGGCGGCGGAGGATCTTAGCATCGCGGTCAACGCCGCGGTGACGCTGGAGCGCCCGCTTCTCGTCAAGGGCGAACCCGGAACCGGCAAGACCGAACTCGCCCGCGAGGTGGCCCGGTCGCTGGAAATGCCCCTGATCGAGTGGCACATCAAGTCGACCACCCGCGCCCAGCAGGGGCTCTACGAATACGACGCCGTCAGCCGGCTGCGCGACAGCCAGTTGGGCGAGGAGCGCGTGCACGACGTGGCCAACTACATCAAGCAGGGCAAGCTCTGGCAGGCCTTCGCCGCGCCCGAACGCGTCGTCCTGCTCATCGACGAGATCGACAAGGCCGATATCGAGTTTCCCAACGACCTGTTGCAAGAGCTCGACCGGATGGAGTTCCACGTCTACGAAACCGGCGAGACGGTGCGCGCGACGCATCGCCCGGTGGTCATCATCACCTCGAACAACGAGAAGGAACTGCCCGACGCCTTCCTGCGGCGTTGCTTCTTCCACTACATCCGCTTCCCAGACATCGAGACGATGAAGCGCATCGTCGAGGTGCATCACCCGGGGATCAAGCAGGACCTCTTGCACGCGGCGCTCACGCAGTTCTACGAGCTGCGCGAGATGGACGGGCTGAAAAAGCGGCCTTCCACCTCGGAGGTGCTTGACTGGCTGAAGCTCTTGCTGGCCGAGGAGCTCGCGCCGGAGGACCTGCGGCGCGACCCGCGCTCGGCGCTGCCGCGGCTGCACGGGGCGCTGCTGAAGAACGAACAGGACGTTCAACTCTTCGAGCGCCTCGCCTTCATGGCGCGGCGGGGATAG
- the dksA gene encoding RNA polymerase-binding protein DksA gives MKAEVFLPDDYRPAEDEPFMNERQLEYFRRKLIAWKNDILNESRETLEGLQDSTRNIPDIADRASEETDRALELRTRDRQRKLVAKIDAALRRIEDGEYGYCEETGEPISLKRLDARPIATLSLEAQERHERREKVHRDD, from the coding sequence ATGAAAGCAGAAGTTTTCTTGCCCGACGATTACCGCCCGGCCGAAGACGAACCCTTCATGAACGAGCGCCAGCTCGAATACTTCCGCCGCAAGTTGATCGCCTGGAAGAACGACATTCTCAACGAAAGCCGCGAAACCCTTGAAGGGCTTCAAGATTCCACCCGTAACATTCCGGACATCGCGGACCGCGCTTCGGAAGAAACCGACCGCGCGCTGGAATTGCGCACGCGCGATCGCCAGCGCAAGCTGGTGGCCAAGATCGACGCTGCGCTGAGGCGGATCGAGGACGGCGAATACGGCTATTGCGAGGAAACCGGTGAGCCGATTTCGCTCAAGCGGCTCGACGCGCGGCCCATCGCCACGCTGAGCCTCGAGGCGCAGGAGCGCCACGAGCGCCGCGAGAAGGTCCACCGCGACGACTGA
- a CDS encoding FAD-dependent monooxygenase, whose translation MPLTGRQVTVLGGGIGGLAAATALARRGAEVTVLERADALSEVGAGLQISPNGLSVLEGLGLADRLAARSVRGSAVVLRDFRAGREVLRVDLSTAAGAYHFVHRADLVELLAEVARAAGVQVRLLHEITGLALEEGRAHLTTAQGAHMSADLVIGADGLHSVVRGVLNGRSRPAFTGQVAWRALVPARGPVAPVAQVHMGPGRHLVHYPLRGGELINIVGVEERAGWVDEGWAHEDDPENLRRAFAGFGAEVPELLARVERVHLWGLFRHPVAECWHRGPAAILGDAAHPTLPFLAQGANMALEDAWVLAGALETHRDPQAAFAAYQAERRPRTMKIVETATQNARNYHLRFPPLRAAAHLALRIGGALAPGGPLKRFDWVYDYDATARYPLTAAPMP comes from the coding sequence ATGCCCCTGACCGGACGACAGGTAACCGTTCTCGGCGGCGGCATCGGCGGTCTTGCCGCAGCCACCGCGCTTGCGCGGCGCGGCGCTGAAGTGACCGTGCTCGAACGCGCCGATGCGCTGAGCGAGGTCGGGGCGGGCCTGCAGATCAGCCCCAACGGCCTGTCGGTTCTGGAGGGGCTGGGCCTGGCCGATCGGCTCGCGGCCCGCAGCGTGCGCGGAAGCGCGGTCGTCCTGCGGGACTTCCGCGCCGGGCGTGAAGTGCTCCGCGTCGACCTGTCCACCGCCGCTGGCGCCTACCATTTCGTCCACCGCGCCGACCTTGTCGAGTTGCTGGCCGAGGTGGCGCGCGCGGCGGGAGTGCAGGTCCGGCTTCTGCACGAGATCACGGGGCTGGCGCTGGAGGAGGGGCGGGCGCATCTGACGACCGCCCAGGGGGCGCACATGTCGGCCGACTTGGTGATCGGGGCGGATGGCCTGCACTCGGTGGTGCGCGGAGTCTTGAACGGGCGGTCGCGGCCCGCCTTCACCGGACAGGTCGCGTGGCGGGCGCTGGTGCCCGCCCGTGGGCCGGTGGCGCCGGTCGCCCAGGTCCACATGGGACCGGGACGGCACCTGGTGCATTACCCGCTTAGAGGCGGCGAGTTGATCAACATCGTCGGCGTGGAAGAGCGCGCGGGCTGGGTCGATGAGGGCTGGGCCCACGAGGACGATCCCGAAAACCTGCGCCGCGCCTTCGCAGGCTTCGGGGCGGAGGTGCCGGAGTTGCTGGCGCGGGTCGAGCGGGTGCACCTCTGGGGCCTCTTCCGCCACCCGGTTGCCGAGTGCTGGCACCGGGGCCCCGCGGCGATCCTGGGCGACGCGGCGCACCCGACGCTGCCTTTTCTGGCCCAGGGCGCCAATATGGCGCTCGAGGACGCCTGGGTGCTGGCCGGCGCGCTGGAGACCCATCGCGATCCGCAGGCCGCCTTTGCCGCCTACCAGGCCGAGCGGCGCCCGCGCACGATGAAGATCGTCGAGACGGCCACGCAGAATGCGCGCAATTATCACCTGCGCTTCCCGCCGCTCCGCGCCGCGGCGCATCTTGCCCTGCGGATCGGTGGTGCCCTCGCGCCGGGTGGGCCGCTCAAGCGCTTCGACTGGGTCTACGACTATGACGCGACGGCGCGCTACCCGCTGACGGCCGCGCCGATGCCCTGA
- the xth gene encoding exodeoxyribonuclease III: MRIATFNINGVKARLGAVTEWLDTAAPDVALLQEIKSADDAFPREPFEERGYNVATHGQKGFNGVAILSKRPLEDITRGLPGDDGDEQARWIEATVMGEREAVRLCCLYLPNGNPAPGPKYDYKLAWMARLEARADALLAAETPAIMAGDYNVIPQDEDAARPEAWKKDALALPQTRAAFRRIVNLGFTEAFRARVRAPGHYSFWDYQGGAWNRNDGIRIDHLLLTPQAADLMTETSIESDLRGRTKPSDHVPVWITLDA; this comes from the coding sequence ATGCGCATCGCGACGTTCAACATCAACGGGGTCAAGGCGAGGCTGGGTGCCGTCACCGAGTGGCTGGACACCGCAGCGCCGGACGTGGCGCTGCTTCAAGAGATCAAGTCTGCCGACGACGCCTTCCCGCGCGAGCCCTTCGAGGAACGCGGCTACAACGTCGCGACCCATGGCCAGAAGGGCTTCAACGGCGTTGCGATCCTGTCGAAACGCCCGCTGGAGGACATCACCCGCGGCCTGCCGGGCGACGACGGCGACGAGCAGGCCCGCTGGATCGAGGCGACGGTGATGGGCGAGCGTGAGGCGGTGCGGCTGTGTTGCCTTTACCTGCCCAACGGCAACCCTGCGCCAGGCCCGAAATACGACTACAAGCTCGCCTGGATGGCCCGGCTCGAAGCCCGCGCCGACGCGCTCCTGGCGGCCGAGACGCCCGCGATCATGGCCGGCGACTACAACGTGATCCCCCAGGACGAGGACGCCGCCCGGCCCGAGGCCTGGAAAAAGGATGCGCTGGCCCTGCCGCAAACCCGCGCCGCGTTCCGCCGCATCGTCAATCTCGGGTTCACCGAGGCGTTCCGCGCCCGGGTCCGGGCGCCCGGCCATTACTCGTTCTGGGACTACCAGGGCGGCGCGTGGAACCGCAACGACGGCATCCGCATCGATCACCTGCTGCTGACCCCACAGGCCGCCGACCTGATGACCGAAACCAGCATCGAGTCGGATTTGCGCGGCCGCACGAAGCCCTCCGACCACGTCCCCGTCTGGATCACACTCGACGCCTGA
- a CDS encoding cytochrome b/b6 domain-containing protein encodes MKDTGTQGAGPGGETARADDESRVPVETVRVWDPVVRLFHWALALCATAAWALGHWGPADMTLHFWFGYAVMGLLGIRLVWGFVGPRHARFSNFLYGPRPIAGYLASMFHRKPSYWPGHNPIGGLFVFIILGILAAHGVAGLFADPEDYINVGPLAQYVSSDTARSALAWHAFTGWFVLGVVILHVAAIAFYNKWKGENLVRPMITGRKTVRKDL; translated from the coding sequence ATGAAGGACACGGGCACCCAAGGTGCCGGCCCGGGCGGCGAAACCGCCCGGGCCGATGACGAAAGCCGGGTTCCGGTCGAGACGGTGCGCGTCTGGGACCCCGTCGTGCGGCTCTTCCACTGGGCTCTGGCGCTCTGCGCCACGGCGGCTTGGGCGCTCGGCCACTGGGGACCGGCCGACATGACGCTGCATTTCTGGTTCGGCTATGCGGTGATGGGCCTTCTCGGCATCCGTCTGGTCTGGGGTTTCGTCGGGCCGCGCCATGCGCGCTTTTCGAACTTTCTCTACGGGCCCCGCCCCATCGCGGGCTACCTCGCCTCGATGTTCCACCGCAAGCCCAGCTACTGGCCGGGCCACAACCCGATCGGCGGCCTCTTCGTCTTCATCATCCTGGGCATTCTGGCGGCGCACGGGGTCGCGGGGCTGTTCGCCGATCCCGAGGACTACATCAATGTCGGCCCCCTGGCCCAGTATGTCAGTTCCGACACCGCGCGCTCGGCCCTAGCCTGGCACGCCTTCACCGGCTGGTTCGTGCTGGGCGTAGTGATCCTGCACGTCGCGGCCATCGCCTTCTACAACAAGTGGAAGGGCGAAAACCTCGTCCGGCCGATGATCACCGGCCGGAAGACCGTCCGCAAGGACCTCTGA
- a CDS encoding cytochrome c: MRKVLLLTAALATAPASAVFAADLEEIVDARRGFYSLLGANMGALVSMVKGETEYDGAAAQTYAENMRLLTTYNVGHLYAPGTSNEDMPGKTRALPAIWEDQAGVQEKGMAFVQAVESLNEVAGLDKAELGKAVQELGGTCKGCHDDYRAKDF, from the coding sequence ATGCGCAAGGTTCTTCTTCTGACTGCGGCGCTTGCCACCGCCCCCGCTTCCGCCGTTTTCGCGGCCGATCTCGAGGAAATCGTCGACGCCCGCCGCGGCTTCTACAGCCTGCTCGGCGCCAACATGGGCGCGCTGGTCTCGATGGTGAAAGGCGAGACCGAGTATGATGGCGCCGCCGCCCAGACCTATGCCGAGAACATGAGACTCCTGACCACCTACAACGTCGGCCATCTCTACGCGCCCGGCACCTCGAACGAGGACATGCCCGGCAAGACCCGCGCCCTGCCCGCGATCTGGGAAGACCAGGCCGGCGTGCAGGAAAAGGGCATGGCCTTCGTGCAGGCGGTGGAGAGCCTCAACGAGGTCGCCGGCCTCGACAAGGCGGAACTCGGCAAGGCCGTGCAGGAGCTCGGCGGCACCTGCAAGGGCTGCCATGACGACTACCGCGCCAAGGACTTCTGA
- a CDS encoding gamma-glutamyl-gamma-aminobutyrate hydrolase family protein, protein MSRARIAVTTSSRSGWRIFPLVAFNVWLAGGRALRWGAGRPADLDAVDGLIIGGGDDISPDLYDMQIVTSARLDPERDALERCLVEGALARGKPVLGICRGAQMINVALGGTLHLDAYGTYTASDRVWTILPKKGVEVCPGTRLAEIAGTDPMQVNALHSQAVDRLGRDLAVAARDRGGMIQAVERRSDPFALGVQWHPEHLFYARRQRALFAALVAAARARRDHTPQLAAVDRMATTGT, encoded by the coding sequence ATGAGCCGCGCGCGGATCGCCGTCACGACCTCCTCGCGGTCGGGCTGGCGCATTTTTCCGCTGGTCGCCTTCAACGTCTGGCTGGCCGGCGGGCGGGCGCTGCGCTGGGGCGCCGGGCGCCCGGCCGATCTGGACGCCGTCGACGGGCTCATCATCGGCGGCGGCGACGATATCTCGCCCGACCTCTACGACATGCAGATCGTCACCTCGGCCCGGCTCGATCCCGAGCGCGACGCCCTGGAACGCTGCCTCGTCGAGGGCGCGCTGGCGCGTGGAAAACCGGTGCTCGGCATCTGCCGGGGCGCGCAGATGATCAATGTCGCCCTCGGCGGCACCCTGCATCTCGACGCCTACGGCACCTACACCGCCTCGGACCGGGTCTGGACGATCCTGCCGAAGAAGGGCGTCGAGGTCTGCCCCGGCACCCGCTTGGCCGAGATCGCCGGGACCGACCCGATGCAGGTCAACGCGCTGCATTCGCAGGCGGTCGACAGGCTGGGCCGCGACCTCGCCGTCGCCGCGCGCGACCGGGGCGGCATGATCCAGGCGGTGGAGCGGCGCAGCGACCCCTTCGCGCTCGGCGTCCAGTGGCACCCCGAGCACCTGTTCTACGCCCGCCGCCAACGCGCGCTCTTCGCCGCGCTGGTGGCCGCCGCCCGCGCCCGCCGCGACCACACCCCGCAACTCGCCGCCGTGGACCGGATGGCCACGACCGGGACCTGA
- a CDS encoding amidoligase family protein, producing MDSIAALVPRDRFLPLCPVETAAGTPRRVGVEIEFGGMTESEAARIVADALGGQVQPRSAHEIDVEGTEWGSVEVCLDTAYRDKAGNAIADLGLDLSRVVVPVEIVTPPLAPEHLPALDRLRGALRKAGAQGSREGMFLGFGVHLNPEIAEDRVGAILPVTRAYALVEDWLRKADPIDPSRRLLPFVDPYPRGFVDRLSEAGPRWTLDDFIDAYLAETPTRNRGLDMLPVFRHLDEDRVTGALGDAANAVSGRPAFHYRLPDCRIDEPGWRLAYEWNRWVMVERLAADRAALDRLAGDWLEYRGAFTTTRGDWFAHLESRLADLELWETA from the coding sequence ATGGACAGCATTGCCGCCCTGGTGCCGCGCGACCGGTTCCTGCCGCTCTGCCCCGTCGAGACGGCCGCGGGGACGCCGCGCCGCGTCGGCGTCGAGATCGAGTTCGGCGGGATGACCGAGAGCGAGGCGGCCCGGATCGTCGCCGACGCGCTCGGCGGGCAGGTCCAGCCCCGCTCCGCGCACGAAATCGACGTCGAGGGCACCGAGTGGGGCAGCGTCGAGGTCTGCCTCGACACCGCCTACCGCGACAAGGCGGGCAATGCCATCGCCGACCTCGGGCTCGATCTCTCGCGCGTCGTCGTCCCGGTCGAGATCGTGACCCCGCCGCTGGCGCCCGAGCACCTGCCGGCGCTCGACCGGCTGCGCGGAGCGCTGCGAAAGGCCGGCGCACAGGGCAGCCGGGAGGGCATGTTCCTGGGCTTCGGCGTGCACCTGAACCCCGAGATCGCGGAGGACCGTGTGGGCGCGATCCTGCCGGTCACGCGGGCCTATGCGCTGGTCGAGGACTGGCTGAGGAAAGCCGATCCGATCGACCCGTCGCGCCGGCTGCTGCCCTTCGTCGATCCCTATCCCCGCGGCTTCGTGGACCGACTTTCCGAGGCGGGGCCGCGCTGGACCCTGGACGATTTCATCGACGCCTACCTGGCCGAAACGCCCACACGCAACCGCGGCCTCGACATGCTGCCGGTGTTCCGCCATCTGGACGAGGATCGCGTGACCGGCGCGCTGGGCGACGCGGCGAACGCGGTGAGCGGGCGGCCGGCCTTTCACTACCGCCTGCCCGATTGCCGGATCGACGAACCCGGCTGGCGGCTGGCCTACGAGTGGAACCGATGGGTGATGGTCGAACGGCTGGCCGCCGACCGCGCCGCGCTCGACCGGCTCGCCGGGGACTGGCTGGAATATCGGGGCGCATTCACGACCACGCGCGGCGACTGGTTCGCCCATCTCGAAAGCCGCCTTGCCGATCTGGAACTCTGGGAGACCGCATGA
- a CDS encoding iron-sulfur cluster assembly accessory protein — MNLPPKVTERAFARLAEIGASKQGKALRIAVEGGGCSGFQYAIELDEPATDDLVLEGAGEKVVVDSVSLSFLANATIDFSEELIGARFVIENPNASSSCGCGTSFSM; from the coding sequence CTGAACCTGCCCCCGAAAGTCACCGAGCGCGCCTTTGCCCGGCTCGCCGAGATCGGCGCCTCGAAACAGGGCAAGGCGCTGAGAATCGCCGTCGAGGGCGGCGGCTGCTCGGGCTTTCAATACGCTATCGAACTGGACGAACCGGCCACCGACGACCTCGTACTGGAAGGCGCGGGCGAGAAGGTGGTGGTCGATTCGGTCTCGCTTTCCTTTCTCGCGAACGCCACGATCGACTTCAGCGAGGAACTGATCGGCGCACGTTTCGTGATCGAGAACCCGAACGCGTCCAGCTCCTGCGGCTGCGGGACCTCGTTCTCGATGTGA
- a CDS encoding deoxyguanosinetriphosphate triphosphohydrolase gives MLAPHACDPRASRGRLFREEESAFRSAFQRDRDRIIHSSAFRRLMHKTQVFVVHEGDSFRTRLTHSIEVAQVARTIAGVLGLNPELTEAVALAHDLGHTPFGHTGEDALAALMAPYGGFDHNAQAIRIVTRLERHYAEFDGLNLTWEALEGIAKHNGPVTGPLPYALADYNARHDLELDTHASAEAQVAALADDIAYNNHDLHDGLRAGLFTEEELAALPILRDCFAEVDAAYPGLDRKRRRHEATRRFFGAMVEGVIDESYRRIAEAAPETAEDVRRLGFPVVRFPDTLWADLRQIREFLFRRMYRAPSVMAVRAEVTRVVEDLFPLYLDEPALLPEKWREDVAAAVDKTELARIVADYIAGMTDRFAMQEHARLTGHAG, from the coding sequence ATGCTGGCCCCCCATGCCTGCGACCCGCGCGCGAGCCGCGGGCGGCTTTTCCGCGAGGAGGAAAGCGCCTTCCGCTCGGCGTTCCAGCGCGACCGCGACCGGATCATCCATTCCTCGGCGTTCCGACGGCTCATGCACAAGACGCAGGTCTTCGTGGTGCACGAGGGCGACAGCTTCCGCACGCGGCTGACCCATTCCATCGAGGTGGCGCAGGTCGCGCGCACCATCGCGGGCGTCCTCGGCCTGAACCCCGAACTCACCGAGGCGGTCGCATTGGCCCATGACCTGGGCCATACGCCGTTCGGCCATACCGGCGAGGACGCGCTGGCCGCGTTGATGGCGCCCTATGGCGGGTTCGACCACAACGCGCAGGCGATCCGCATCGTCACCCGGCTGGAACGTCATTATGCCGAATTCGACGGGCTGAACCTGACCTGGGAGGCGCTGGAGGGCATCGCCAAGCATAACGGCCCGGTCACCGGACCGCTGCCCTATGCGCTGGCCGATTACAACGCGCGCCACGACCTGGAACTGGACACCCATGCCAGCGCCGAGGCGCAGGTGGCGGCCCTGGCCGACGATATCGCCTACAACAACCACGACCTGCATGACGGGTTGCGCGCGGGGCTCTTCACCGAGGAGGAACTGGCGGCGCTGCCGATCCTGCGCGACTGTTTCGCCGAGGTCGATGCGGCCTATCCGGGGCTCGACCGCAAGCGCCGCCGCCACGAGGCGACGCGGCGGTTTTTCGGGGCGATGGTCGAAGGCGTGATCGACGAGTCGTACCGGCGGATCGCCGAAGCCGCGCCCGAAACCGCCGAGGACGTGCGGAGGCTGGGCTTCCCGGTGGTGCGCTTCCCCGATACGCTGTGGGCCGATTTGCGGCAGATCCGCGAGTTCCTGTTCCGCAGGATGTATCGCGCACCCTCGGTCATGGCGGTGCGCGCCGAGGTGACCCGGGTGGTCGAGGACCTGTTCCCGCTCTACCTCGACGAACCGGCGCTCTTGCCGGAAAAATGGCGCGAGGACGTGGCCGCGGCGGTCGACAAAACGGAACTGGCCCGCATCGTGGCCGATTACATCGCGGGAATGACCGATCGGTTCGCGATGCAGGAACATGCGCGGCTGACGGGCCACGCGGGATAG